Within Paeniglutamicibacter psychrophenolicus, the genomic segment GGGGCCAGTTCCGAGGGCTTGAGCACCGTGACGTTTCCGGCGGCAATGGAGGCGACCAGCGGGGCGAGAATCAGTTGCAGCGGATAGTTCCAGGCGCCGATGACCAGCACCACGCCCAGGGGCTGCGGCTCGATCTTGGCCGCTGCCGGGTGCAGCGCGAGCGGGATCTTGACCGCCTTGGACTCCATCCACTCGGAGAGGTGCAGCTGCGCGTGGTCGATCTCGGCGCGCACCATGTCGATCTCGGTCATCTTCGCCTCGACCCCGCTCTTGCCCAGGTCATCGGCCAACGCGTCGACGAAGTCCTGTTCGTGCGCCTCCAGCATCCGCTCCAGGGCCTTGAGCTGGGAGGCGCGGAAGCGCCGCGGGTGCGCCAGCCGGGTGGCGACCACGTCGTGCATCGAGGCGACGATCTCCACGATGTTTTCCGCTGACTCGGGCACCACCGGCGGAAGCTCGAGTTCGCTCAGTGCGCGCGACTCGCGCGGCGCGGTGGATGGATGCGGATTCTCGGTGATGCCCATGATCTAGAGCTTACGGCGTGCGACTTTGCCGCGACAGGCCGCGACGCGCGGTTGACGCCGTGCCCGTGGGGTGGGATAGGCTCGCGCCTAGTGACACGGGGTGTCGGCGCGCCAGCGATCCGACTGAGATAAGACCCGTAGAACCTGATCTAGTTCGTACTAGCGGAGGGATGTTGCTCATGGGATCCATGGCGCCTTCAGTTGTTTTTTCACCCGGCGAGCTCGCCGATGCCCTGGGCGCGCTGCGCGCCTCCACCCCCCTGGTGCAGGTGTTGACCAACACCGTGGTCACCAACTTCACCGCCAACGTGCTGCTGGCCGCCGGGGCCTCCCCCGCGATGGCCGACGTGCCCGGGGAGGCCGGTGGATTCGCGTCCGTGGCCTCCGCGGTGCTGGTGAACCTGGGCACCCCCAATTCCGAGCAGCGCGCCGCGATGGCCGAGGCGGTGGCCGCAGCCAACGCCGCCGGCACCGGCTGGGTGCTGGACCCGGTGGCCGTCGGGTCGCTGCGCGTGCGCACCGACTTCGCCCTGGGACTGCGCGACCTGACCCCCACGGTGATCCGCGGCAACGCCTCGGAGATCATGGTGCTTGCCGAGGCCGGGTCCGGCGGGCGCGGGGTGGAGGCCACCGACACCGTCGATTCCGCCGCCGCCGCGGCCCGGGCCCTGGCGCTGCGCAGCGGCGCCGTCGTGGCGGTCTCCGGGGAGGCTGACCTGGTGACCGACGGGACGCGCACCGTTTACGTTCATGGCGGCAGCAAGATGCTCACCCTGGTCACCGGCGGCGGGTGCGCGCTGGGCGCGATCTGCGCGGCATTCCTGCCCGTGGTGAAGGACCCGCTGCTGGCCGCCGTCGCGGCCCACGCGTTCTACTCCGCCGCCGCCGAACGCGCCGCGGCGGCAAGCTCGGGGCCCGGAAGCTTCGCGGTGCATTTCCTCGACGCCCTGCATGCCCTGTCCCCGGCGGACCTCGCGGCCACGGCGGTGCTGTCCTGATGGCCTCCGGCATCTACCTGGTCCTCGACTCGAATTCCACCGCCGGACGCCCGCTCGAAGACATCGCCGCCGCCGCGGTGGCCGGCGGGATCACCACGATCCAGCTGCGCTGCAAGGACATGCCCGCCGGGGAATTCACCGCCCAGGTTCTGGCCTGCGCGAGGCACACCTCCGGGAGGGCCACCCTCCTGGTCAACGACCGCATCGACGTGTACCTGGCCGCACGGGCCCGCGGCGCCGACGTGCAGGGCGTGCACATCGGCCAATCCGACATCCCCGCGGACCTGGCCCGCACACTCATCGGGCCGCACGCCGTGCTGGGGCTCTCCGCCTCCACCGCCGACGAGATCGACGCGGCCAACGAGCTCAACGCGATTGCCCCGGGCACCATCGACTACCTGGGCGTCGGCGCCGTGCATGCGACCCCGACGAAGAAGGACCACCCGGAGCCGCTGGGCTACGAGGGCCTGGCGGCCGCCGTGGCCCGCAGCAGCGCACCCGTGGTGGCCATCGGCGGGCTCGACGCCACCGATGTGCCGGCCGTTGTGGCCTCCGCGGCCGCATCGATGGCGGTGGTGCGGGCCATCTGCGCCGCCGAGGACCCGCGCACCGCAACCGCCCACCTGATCAGCCTCTGGGAAGGGGAAACGCCATGAACACCATGAATTCCACCAAGAACATCCTGTCCATTGCCGGATCCGACCCCTCCGGGGGCGCCGGGATCCAGGCCGACCTGAAGTCCATCGCCGCCGCCGGCGGCTACGGGATGGCGGCGATCAGCGCGCTGACCGCCCAAAACACCCGCGGCGTGCGTGCCGTGCACGTGCCCCCGGCAGGCTTCCTCACCGAGCAGCTGCTTGCGATCTCCGAGGACATTTCCATCGACGCGATCAAGATCGGGATGCTGGCCAACGCACAGGTCATCGACGAGCTGGGAACCTGGCTGGCGCAGATCCGCGGTGCCGCCGGCACGGCCGTGCCGGCCGTGGTCCTTGATCCGGTCATGGTGGCCACCAGCGGGGATTCGCTGCTGGATGCGGCCGCCGATGCGGCGCTGCGCCGGCTCTTTGTTCATGCCGACGTGATCACTCCCAACATCCCCGAGCTGGCGGTGCTGGCCCGCAGTCCCGAGGCCGCCGACTGGGATTCCGCGGTGTCCCAGGCACGCATGCTTGCGGCGGAATACGACGTGCTGGTGCTGGCCAAGGGCGGGCACCTGGACTCGGAGCGTTGCCGCGACGCGCTCATCGACGCCGACGGGGTGCTGCTGGAGGTCGAATCCCGGCGCCATGCCACGGGCAACACGCACGGCACCGGCTGCTCGCTCTCGGCCGCACTGGCCACGCATTACGCGCGCACCGGGAACTGGGGCACGGCGCTGCGCCACGCCAAGGACTGGCTCTCCGATGCCATTTCCCGCGCGGACGAGCTTTCCGTCGGCTCCGGGCACGGCCCGATCAACCACTTCGCCGGGCTCTGGGACGGAATCCGCCCGGCGCAGGCCCACGACCCGCTGGCACAGTGGTGGGAGCGGATCTCCCCGATCCGCGCGGGCATCGACGAGCTGGGCTTCATCCGCGCGCTGAAGGACGGCTCGCTGGCCCGGGAGGACTTCGAGGACTACCTGGGGCAGGACGCCCTGTACCTGCGCACCTATGCCCGGTGCATGTCGAGGGCCGCGGAACTGGCCCCGGACACCGAATCGCAGCGCTTCTGGGCGGCCAGCGCCAGCGGCTGCCTCGAGGAGGAGCTGAAGCTGCACCGCGGGCGGCTCGACGAGCGGGTCCCGGAGCCCTCGGCGACCACCACCGCGTACCTGAACCACCTGCTGGCCGCGTCGCACGACTATGCGGTGCTCGCCGCCGCGTTGCTGCCCTGCTTCTGGATCTACCAGGACACCGGCACCAGGTTGGCCGCGGCCAACCACGAAGCGCATCCGTACACGGACTGGCTGGCCACCTATTCCTCCCCGGAGTTCGACGCCGCCACCGCGGCGGCCATCGACCTGGTGGCCGGCGTGCACGCGGGCGCCGATGCCCGCGCCCGGGCGGCGATGTGGCGGGCGTTCGAGGCCTCAAGCGCCCACGAGCTGGCGTTCTTCGCGCAGACCGCCGCCGACGCCCCCGGGGCTGCGGCAGGACCCAAGCGCGCGGCGGGGCTCGGCCTCGCCGGGGCCGCCGGGCACGGCGAACCGGTTCCTGTCCGGTAGCCGCGCGGGGGGGCGGGAGTTGCCGGGGGCACTTGCCCGGCGCGGGGTGCGGGTAAAATGCACGAGGGGGTTTTGCACTGTGCACCGCGCGCCCCCGACGCCCGACTCCCGCCCCTTCCCGGAAGGCCCCACCCCATGAGCAACCGATTCGGCATCGGCTGGCGCCTGCACGGCGACGGCAAGTCCATTTCCCCCGGCACGGTGGTGGCCCCCGACGAGCGCCTCGCCTGGCCGCAGACCATCGGCGTTGGCGTCCAGCACGTCATGGCGATGTTCGGCGCCACGGTGCTGGTGCCGACCATCACCGGCTTCCCTGTCACCACCACGCTGCTGTTCACCGGCGTCGGCACCCTGCTGTTCCTGCTGCTCACCGCGGGCCGCGTGCCGTCCTATCTGGGCTCCTCCTTCGCGTTCATCGCACCGGTCACCGGGGCCATGGCCACGCACGGGATGGGCGGTGCACTGGGCGGCATCGTGATGGCCGGCGCCTGCCTGTTCATCGTGGGATTGGTCGTGCAGAAGGCCGGGACCGGCTGGATCCACGCACTGATGCCGCCGGTGGTCATGGGCACCATCGTCGCGCTGATCGGGCTGAACCTGGCCACCACCACCACGGACAAGATCACGGAAGTCCCGCTGACCACCTTCGCCACGGTGCTGGCCATCGTCATCACCACGGTGCTCTTCCGCGGCATGCTCGGGCGCCTGTCGATCCTGCTGGGCATCATCGTCGGCTACCTCGCCGCCTGGGCGCAGGGCCAGGTCGATTTCTCGGCCATCGGCCAGGCCGCCTGGTTCGGCCTGCCCGACTTCGCGGCCCCGGCCTTCCACCTCGAAACCCTGACCCTGTTCCTGCCGGTGGTGTTCGTGCTGATCGCCGAGAACGTGGGACACGTGAAGACCGTGGCGCTGATGACCGGGCGCGAGCTTGACGACGTGAACGGCCGGGCGCTGATGGCCGACGGCGCCGCCACCGTGATCGCCGGGTTCGGCGGCGGCTCGGGCACCACCACCTACGCGGAGAACATCGGGGTCATGGCCTCCTCGCGCGTCTACTCGACGGCCGCCTACTGGATCGCCGGCTCCGTGGCCATCGCGCTGGCGTTCTTCCCGAAGTTCGGCGTGCTGATCAACACCATCCCGGCCGGCGTCGCGGGAGGCGCGGGCATCGTGCTCTACGGCATGATCGCCATCGTCGGCGCCCGGCTCTGGGTGCAGAACAAGGTCGACTTCTCCAACCCGATCAACCTGATGACCGCAGGCACCGGGCTGATCATCGCCATCGCGCTCTTCGGGGACAACGTGCTGTCGATCGGCAACATGGACTTCGGCGGCATCGCGCTGGGCACCGCCGCCACGCTGGTGGTCTTCCACCTGATGCGCATCATCGCCAAGGTGCGCGGCACCGAGCCGACGGACATCGAGGCCATCGGCGGGGCCACGCACTCCAAGCTCGGCTAGCGGCCGGCAACCCCCACCGACACGGACCGGGCGGGCCCCCTGGGGGTCCCGCCCGGTTTTTCGTGCCCCCGGCTTTCGTGCCGCGGTATTCGTGCCGCAGCCGCGCCGGCAAGCTACCCGATGATGGTGATGGGCGGCTCGTTGGCCAGTTTCTCCTCGTGGGTCCGTTGGTGCAACCACCACTGTGCCAAACCCAAGCTGTGCATGGCCATCCACCTCACCCAGCTGTTCAAATGGGCAAGGACCCCCTGCGGAAATTCCTCGCTGGTCCAGGCGCGTGCGGATAGGCTGGCGACAAACGAGCTGCACTGGAGGACCCATGATTTTGCGCTTGCCGAGGCAAGGCCCACCAGCGTGGGCACTCGAGTGGGCAGCTGTCATCGCTGCGTTGGCACCCATCATTACCTTGCTCGTCGTTCTGGTTGCCTACCTGGCCTACTTGCAGAGAGCGAAGGCCGACAAGCGTGATCAATGGTGGAAACGCGCCCAATGGGGGATTGAAAGCGCGCTGTCCGACGACCCCGCCCGGCAGGAAGTCGGAGTGATCGTCCTGGACAACCTGGACCGCAGCGGCTTGGCCACGCGCGAGGACGCTGCACTCTTCAATGAGGTGGCCCTTTCCGTCATGGTTGACAACCTGGACGAAGAATATGATCTGGCCACTGCCGGCGATCCGGGAGATAATGAAGCAGAGGGAGGCGAAAGTGATGCCCAAAGTCAAGGCCAGGACGGCCAAGCAAGCTAGGTCGGAGCGCAACAAGGTTCTCGAGGAGCCCAGCGACGAACGCAACATCAAGGTGACGCTGGCCTCGGATGGCGGACGGGTGGTCTACGTTTCCGATCCAACGCGTGCACGGGTTCTCGAACGTGCCGACAAGTTCTTGATGCGTGAGCGGACGTACAAGAAATAGTCCATATTCCCTATCGGGAGCAGGGTTTTCCCGCAGTCTTCTGAATGTTGACCTGCTTTTCCTCCAGCCTGTCCTGTTCCGGGATATGAGCGCCCCGCCTCGTCGATGTTGCATTCGCCCAGCGGGAACACCGAGTGAATCCTACGCGTGGGGTGTCGCTCCAAGGACGATAAACGGCCACTGCCCCTCCGCGATGGAAAGACTCAAGACCTTCAGTTGTCCGCAGCCCGCCCCTACACGCACCGGGCGGGACCCCCTTGAGGGAGTCCCGCCCGGTTTTTCGTGCCCCCGGGTTTTCGTGCCGCAGCTGCGCCGGCAAGCTACCCGATGATGGTGATGGGCGGCTCGTTGGCCAGCTCCTCCTCGTGGGTCAGCTTCTTGATGCTGGAGGTCAGCGGGGAGCCGTCGTCGCGCTGCAGCGCAAAGACCGCCTCGATGGACGGTTCACCCTGAAGCACCGGGCCCTGGCCGTGCAGCTCGATGGACACCACCGAGTGTTGCGGGGACACCGCATGGGCGGCTCCGCGCACCGAGAAGTGCACCTCGTCGTCCCCGGCCCGCAGCGAGGCGGTGAGGGTGTGCGGCGTGAGCTGGAAGTGCACCGAGGAGTCGTTGCGGCGCAAATTGAATTCCAGGCCCTCCCAGTCCTCGGGCAGCCGCGGGTCAAAGAGCCAGGCCCCGGTGTCGTCGCGCAGCCCGGCAAAGCCGTAGACCAGCGCCGCCCACACCCCGCCGGTGGAGGCCACGTGCACCCCGTCGGCCGCATTGCCGTGCAGGTTCAGCAGGTCCACGTTCAGTGCGTGCTCGAAGTAGTCGTAGGCCAGATCCCGGTAGCCGACCTCCGCGGCGAGGATCGCCTGCACCGTGGCCGAGAGCGTGGAATCCCCGGTGGTCAGCGGGTCGTAGTAGTCGAAGTCGGCGCGTTTCTGCTCCGCGGTGAAGTCCGAGGAGCGCAGCCACAGCGCCAGCACCGTGTCCGCCTGCTTGAGCACCTGGAAACGGTAGATCACCAGCGGGTGGAAGTGCAGCAGCAGCGGCCGGTGCTCCGGGCCGGTGCCCGGCATGTCCCAGACCTCGCGGTTCAGGAACCCGGCGTCCTGCGGGTGGATGCCCACCGACTCGGAGAACGGGATGAACATCGCCGCGGCCGCATCGGACCAGTCCCGCATCTCGGATTCCCCGATGCCCAGTTCCTCGACGATGCGCGCGTGGTCCTCGGGGAATTCGCGCCCCAGGTAGCCCATCAGCTCGACCGCGTAGGTCAGGTTGAAGCGCGCCATCACGTTGGTGAAGGTGTTGTCGTTGACCACCGCGGTGTACTCGTCCGGGCCGGTGACCCCGTGGATGTGGAAGCTGCGTCCCTTGCTGGTCTCGCGCCAGAACCCCAGCGAGTTCCACAGCCGGGCGGTTTCCACCACGATTTCCGCGCCTCCCCCCAGCAGCAGACCGGTGTCCCCGCTGGCCCCCACGTAGCGGGCCAGCGAATACACCACGTCCGCGTTGATGTGGTACTGCGCGGTGCCGGCAGGGTAGTAGGCGCTGGCCTCCTCGCCGTTGATGGTGCGCCACGGGAAGAGGATGCCGTGCTCGTTGAGCGTCGCGGCCCGGCGCCGGGCCGCAGGGATCATCGAGACCCGCGCGCGCAGCGCGTTGCGCGCCCACTGCGGGTTGGTGTAGGTGAGGAACGGCAGCACGTAGATCTCGGTGTCCCAGAAGTAGTGCCCGGAATACCCGTTGCCCGAGACCCCCTTGGCGGAGATGCCCAGCCCGTCCGAGCGGGCCGAGGCCTGCGCCAGCGAGAACAGGTTCCAGCGGACGGCGCGCTGCAGCAGCGGATCCGCCGCGTGCACCACCACGTCGGAGTTCTCCCAGAACACCGTGAGGAACTCGCGCTGGGCCCAGAACAGCTCGTCGGCACCGCGCGGGACCAGGTGGCTCAGCGCGCGCACGCAGCGGCTGGTCATCTCCGCCGCATCGTACCGCCGCGAGGAGTGGAAGGAGGCGAACTTGTCGATGTGCAGCGCCTCGTCCTTCTCCAGGTAGGCGGAGACCGTGTGCTCGACGCGCTCGGGGGTGACGGTGGAGGTCTCGACGAAATCCGTGGTCTCCCCGGCGATGCGGGTCACGTGTGAGACCGCTGCGGCCACCGACATGTTCGAGCCGCGCACGTAGTAGCTCAGCGCGCAGATCCCGTCCTTGTCCCGGGTGCCGCCGGAAACCAGCGACTCCTCGCCGCTGCGCTCGGACTTGCGCGGGTCGAAGGGCACCTCCCCGGCATCGGACTCGGCCGGGGTGGGGATGGGCCGGGCGTTGGACTGGCCGATCAGCGCCGATTGCACGAAGACGTGGGCGGGGGCATCGAGCAGCCGCACGGTGATGCGGAACAGCGCCAGGTGGCGTTCGGAGAAGGAGACCATGGACCGGGTGCGCACCAT encodes:
- the thiD gene encoding bifunctional hydroxymethylpyrimidine kinase/phosphomethylpyrimidine kinase codes for the protein MNTMNSTKNILSIAGSDPSGGAGIQADLKSIAAAGGYGMAAISALTAQNTRGVRAVHVPPAGFLTEQLLAISEDISIDAIKIGMLANAQVIDELGTWLAQIRGAAGTAVPAVVLDPVMVATSGDSLLDAAADAALRRLFVHADVITPNIPELAVLARSPEAADWDSAVSQARMLAAEYDVLVLAKGGHLDSERCRDALIDADGVLLEVESRRHATGNTHGTGCSLSAALATHYARTGNWGTALRHAKDWLSDAISRADELSVGSGHGPINHFAGLWDGIRPAQAHDPLAQWWERISPIRAGIDELGFIRALKDGSLAREDFEDYLGQDALYLRTYARCMSRAAELAPDTESQRFWAASASGCLEEELKLHRGRLDERVPEPSATTTAYLNHLLAASHDYAVLAAALLPCFWIYQDTGTRLAAANHEAHPYTDWLATYSSPEFDAATAAAIDLVAGVHAGADARARAAMWRAFEASSAHELAFFAQTAADAPGAAAGPKRAAGLGLAGAAGHGEPVPVR
- the thiM gene encoding hydroxyethylthiazole kinase: MGSMAPSVVFSPGELADALGALRASTPLVQVLTNTVVTNFTANVLLAAGASPAMADVPGEAGGFASVASAVLVNLGTPNSEQRAAMAEAVAAANAAGTGWVLDPVAVGSLRVRTDFALGLRDLTPTVIRGNASEIMVLAEAGSGGRGVEATDTVDSAAAAARALALRSGAVVAVSGEADLVTDGTRTVYVHGGSKMLTLVTGGGCALGAICAAFLPVVKDPLLAAVAAHAFYSAAAERAAAASSGPGSFAVHFLDALHALSPADLAATAVLS
- a CDS encoding uracil-xanthine permease family protein, translating into MSNRFGIGWRLHGDGKSISPGTVVAPDERLAWPQTIGVGVQHVMAMFGATVLVPTITGFPVTTTLLFTGVGTLLFLLLTAGRVPSYLGSSFAFIAPVTGAMATHGMGGALGGIVMAGACLFIVGLVVQKAGTGWIHALMPPVVMGTIVALIGLNLATTTTDKITEVPLTTFATVLAIVITTVLFRGMLGRLSILLGIIVGYLAAWAQGQVDFSAIGQAAWFGLPDFAAPAFHLETLTLFLPVVFVLIAENVGHVKTVALMTGRELDDVNGRALMADGAATVIAGFGGGSGTTTYAENIGVMASSRVYSTAAYWIAGSVAIALAFFPKFGVLINTIPAGVAGGAGIVLYGMIAIVGARLWVQNKVDFSNPINLMTAGTGLIIAIALFGDNVLSIGNMDFGGIALGTAATLVVFHLMRIIAKVRGTEPTDIEAIGGATHSKLG
- a CDS encoding HAD-IA family hydrolase translates to MREALATGAPYRRRDFKAVLFDLDGVLTPTAEVHRDAWAQLFNGFFAEAGVTRPYTEDDYFALVDGRPRYEGVAAVLADRGIELPWGHDTDAPGSTSICALGNRKNTVFRAILHSTGIDPYPGSLDYLRQIQAAGLEVAVVSSSRNAEEVLEAAGLRDDFSVVIGGLQAAARNLAGKPSPETFLAAASDLGWSPNECVVIEDAISGVQAAAAGGFGLVIGVGRDQPHQDLRDAGADLVLDDLDELVNQRARDDWELDTWSYTREHPRPIDPAVEQTIFSLGNGFLGMRGDSLGIGECTEGMFINGLHETWKIRHAESAFGLAEAGQTMVAAPDARTVRVYINDEALEIGRTEILKDELRLDFKDGTLISDTLWRTAEGHRVMVRTRSMVSFSERHLALFRITVRLLDAPAHVFVQSALIGQSNARPIPTPAESDAGEVPFDPRKSERSGEESLVSGGTRDKDGICALSYYVRGSNMSVAAAVSHVTRIAGETTDFVETSTVTPERVEHTVSAYLEKDEALHIDKFASFHSSRRYDAAEMTSRCVRALSHLVPRGADELFWAQREFLTVFWENSDVVVHAADPLLQRAVRWNLFSLAQASARSDGLGISAKGVSGNGYSGHYFWDTEIYVLPFLTYTNPQWARNALRARVSMIPAARRRAATLNEHGILFPWRTINGEEASAYYPAGTAQYHINADVVYSLARYVGASGDTGLLLGGGAEIVVETARLWNSLGFWRETSKGRSFHIHGVTGPDEYTAVVNDNTFTNVMARFNLTYAVELMGYLGREFPEDHARIVEELGIGESEMRDWSDAAAAMFIPFSESVGIHPQDAGFLNREVWDMPGTGPEHRPLLLHFHPLVIYRFQVLKQADTVLALWLRSSDFTAEQKRADFDYYDPLTTGDSTLSATVQAILAAEVGYRDLAYDYFEHALNVDLLNLHGNAADGVHVASTGGVWAALVYGFAGLRDDTGAWLFDPRLPEDWEGLEFNLRRNDSSVHFQLTPHTLTASLRAGDDEVHFSVRGAAHAVSPQHSVVSIELHGQGPVLQGEPSIEAVFALQRDDGSPLTSSIKKLTHEEELANEPPITIIG
- the thiE gene encoding thiamine phosphate synthase; translated protein: MASGIYLVLDSNSTAGRPLEDIAAAAVAGGITTIQLRCKDMPAGEFTAQVLACARHTSGRATLLVNDRIDVYLAARARGADVQGVHIGQSDIPADLARTLIGPHAVLGLSASTADEIDAANELNAIAPGTIDYLGVGAVHATPTKKDHPEPLGYEGLAAAVARSSAPVVAIGGLDATDVPAVVASAAASMAVVRAICAAEDPRTATAHLISLWEGETP